A genomic stretch from Embleya scabrispora includes:
- a CDS encoding alpha/beta hydrolase: MRIRGLRRATIERGWARTCLAAAAVAALLVVPAPAGAAEASGAVQAGSHRVASVRYDLGDRAFVPPPVEAGQYQGANELAGVVHYPADLARGRFPLVVIQHGLWDTCADRPASVDLAAALEARDAAMAAGDTVEAERQQKLADVAGEKLRGWPCAPGTEQISSKNGYDYLARDLAAQGFVVVSIGTNGINATSFGQAPTVYHARAALFNRHLAMWQRLSATGGGELAHHFTDPRDGRPRRVDFRGRVDMTNVGTVGHSMGGGGAMQQAADLRRGDWPAGVTVKGVFALAPTSNWDNEPVTRVPFAVMWGTCDAVRGGNYFEWNAGRNTVPIHKFTVHGANHAFFNTQWSPSSGQVSAQDDAVPGSKPGTCLSQDDSHLDQVSLTEPTQRTLTSAYASAFFRRYLHGETGFDPILSGTRRPPGVPADVVDTRVGHPLPTG, from the coding sequence ATGAGGATTCGGGGCTTGCGGCGGGCAACGATCGAAAGGGGTTGGGCCCGAACATGCCTGGCCGCAGCGGCCGTTGCGGCGCTGCTCGTGGTGCCGGCGCCGGCCGGGGCGGCGGAGGCGTCGGGCGCGGTCCAAGCCGGGTCGCACCGGGTCGCGTCGGTGCGGTACGACCTCGGCGACCGGGCCTTCGTGCCGCCGCCGGTCGAGGCGGGCCAGTACCAGGGGGCGAACGAGCTTGCCGGGGTGGTCCATTACCCGGCCGACCTGGCGCGCGGGCGCTTCCCGCTGGTGGTGATCCAGCACGGCCTGTGGGACACCTGCGCCGATCGCCCGGCCTCCGTCGATCTCGCGGCGGCGCTCGAGGCCAGGGACGCGGCCATGGCGGCCGGCGACACCGTCGAGGCCGAGCGGCAGCAGAAGTTGGCCGACGTCGCCGGCGAGAAGCTGCGCGGTTGGCCGTGTGCGCCCGGGACCGAACAAATCTCCAGCAAGAACGGATACGACTACCTCGCCCGGGACTTGGCCGCCCAGGGCTTCGTGGTGGTGTCGATCGGTACCAACGGCATCAACGCGACGTCGTTCGGGCAGGCGCCCACGGTCTACCACGCCCGAGCCGCCCTGTTCAATCGGCATCTGGCCATGTGGCAGCGGTTGTCCGCGACCGGCGGCGGCGAACTCGCGCACCACTTCACCGATCCGCGTGATGGCAGGCCTCGACGGGTCGACTTCCGCGGACGCGTGGACATGACGAACGTCGGAACGGTGGGCCACTCGATGGGCGGCGGCGGGGCCATGCAGCAGGCCGCCGACCTGCGCCGGGGCGACTGGCCGGCGGGTGTGACGGTGAAGGGGGTGTTCGCCCTGGCGCCGACCAGCAACTGGGACAACGAGCCGGTCACCCGCGTTCCGTTCGCGGTGATGTGGGGCACGTGCGACGCGGTGCGCGGCGGCAACTACTTCGAGTGGAACGCCGGACGGAATACCGTTCCGATCCACAAATTCACCGTACACGGCGCCAATCACGCCTTCTTCAACACCCAGTGGTCACCGAGCAGCGGGCAGGTCAGCGCGCAAGACGACGCGGTGCCGGGCAGCAAGCCCGGTACCTGCCTCTCCCAGGACGACAGCCACCTCGACCAGGTGTCGCTGACCGAGCCCACTCAACGCACCCTCACGTCCGCGTACGCCTCGGCGTTCTTCCGCCGCTACCTCCACGGCGAGACCGGGTTCGACCCGATCCTGTCGGGCACGCGGCGCCCGCCGGGCGTACCGGCCGACGTCGTCGACACCCGAGTCGGCCACCCGCTACCGACCGGCTGA
- a CDS encoding radical SAM protein has translation MNHSDQRFHVIVLSNFAKGFDKYAFTYGKAGIPESTHPDRFHLLTRAELGIGIGKARRLLDRLAIPGDRLLVLETTVDPDALIPNVSTGLGMELHEARIRLSAVHELRQAGGEFTLSPTTVEDAMAASLHLHESALHGYAETRPRSVSLLPVASACQARCSFCFSSASISSDQAPARVPWDAVGHWLERARAAGAERAVITGGGEPTLIPFEQQLRLVSACSAAFPKVVLITNAHTLAKGTHADRAGRLEALSAAGLSVLAVSRHHQDDAVNERLMMLRTPVGAVIDTWRTGRDRLPGLRMRLICVLQHGGVADAADVAAYLSWAAASGVDEVCFKELYVSTSTESLYFDRAANIWSREHQVSLSVVTRFAERHGLEPASRLPWGAPVYHGSWDGRPMRIAAYTEPSLLWERTNGIARSWNVMADGRCYASLEDRASEIVAEGAAA, from the coding sequence ATGAACCACAGCGACCAGCGCTTCCACGTCATCGTGTTGTCGAACTTCGCGAAGGGCTTCGACAAGTACGCCTTCACCTACGGCAAGGCGGGGATTCCGGAGAGTACCCATCCCGACCGGTTCCACCTGCTGACCCGTGCGGAGTTGGGGATCGGCATCGGCAAGGCTCGACGCCTGTTGGACCGTCTGGCCATTCCGGGCGATCGGCTGTTGGTGCTGGAAACCACGGTGGACCCCGACGCGTTGATACCCAACGTGTCGACCGGTCTGGGCATGGAACTGCACGAGGCTCGTATCCGGTTGTCGGCGGTCCACGAACTCCGCCAAGCGGGCGGCGAGTTCACCCTGAGCCCGACGACCGTCGAGGACGCGATGGCGGCCTCCCTGCACCTGCACGAATCGGCACTGCACGGCTACGCCGAAACGCGACCGCGCTCGGTTTCGCTTCTGCCGGTCGCCTCCGCCTGCCAGGCCCGGTGTTCGTTCTGCTTCTCCTCGGCTTCGATCTCCAGCGATCAGGCGCCGGCACGGGTCCCGTGGGACGCGGTCGGGCACTGGCTGGAGCGCGCCCGTGCGGCGGGTGCCGAGCGTGCGGTGATCACCGGCGGCGGCGAGCCCACGCTCATACCGTTCGAACAGCAGCTGCGACTGGTGTCCGCCTGCTCGGCGGCTTTCCCGAAGGTGGTCCTGATCACCAACGCACACACCCTGGCGAAGGGCACACACGCCGACCGGGCCGGCCGTCTCGAGGCGCTGAGCGCGGCGGGCCTGAGCGTGCTGGCGGTCTCCCGGCACCACCAGGACGACGCCGTCAACGAGCGGCTGATGATGCTGCGTACGCCGGTGGGCGCCGTGATCGACACGTGGCGCACCGGACGTGACCGCCTGCCGGGCCTGCGGATGAGACTGATCTGCGTACTCCAGCACGGCGGCGTCGCCGACGCGGCCGACGTCGCCGCCTACTTGTCGTGGGCCGCGGCTTCCGGTGTCGACGAAGTCTGCTTCAAGGAGCTCTACGTATCCACCAGCACCGAGTCGCTCTACTTCGACCGCGCCGCCAACATCTGGAGCCGAGAGCACCAGGTTTCGCTGTCCGTCGTCACCCGGTTCGCCGAGCGGCACGGCCTCGAACCGGCGAGCCGCCTGCCCTGGGGCGCGCCGGTCTACCACGGCAGCTGGGACGGCCGGCCGATGCGGATCGCCGCGTACACCGAACCCAGCCTGCTGTGGGAACGCACCAACGGCATCGCACGCAGTTGGAACGTCATGGCCGACGGACGCTGCTACGCCTCCCTCGAGGACCGGGCCAGCGAGATCGTGGCGGAAGGCGCAGCGGCATGA
- a CDS encoding peptidase inhibitor family I36 protein has translation MTSRTRAVATAAALLVGAVTIAASPATATPSMAWPCGDGKFCIYHGANGTGAHYELEDGASDLSVLAGGLNDHVWSVRNNTRDDWCLFRDAGHRNKILNILDGQTINLQSPQRDQVSSTRRC, from the coding sequence ATGACCTCCAGGACGCGCGCCGTCGCAACGGCCGCCGCATTGCTGGTCGGAGCCGTCACGATCGCCGCCTCCCCGGCGACGGCGACGCCGAGCATGGCGTGGCCGTGCGGTGACGGGAAGTTCTGCATCTACCACGGCGCGAACGGAACCGGCGCGCACTACGAACTCGAGGACGGCGCCTCCGACCTGAGCGTTCTGGCCGGCGGGCTCAACGACCACGTGTGGTCGGTCCGGAACAACACCAGGGACGACTGGTGCCTGTTCCGCGACGCCGGACACAGGAACAAGATCCTCAACATCCTCGACGGCCAGACCATCAACCTCCAGTCGCCGCAGCGGGACCAGGTGAGCTCCACGCGCCGCTGCTGA
- a CDS encoding phosphotransferase family protein, protein MTNHNEAATVRPSTLAWVSRHLDAGEHVVATEVLHGGLSAEMRKLTIGTRGGGTRDLVLRTYVDVDHAEDWLGREAGALSLLPGTGVPAPGLVAVDPTAAHCEYPSLLMTHLAGRTVLDDEGLERRVPLLARQLVAIHALRPAERPREYVALTTPDTVVIPKGADAAAWRAAVDVIRKPPPAREGRFLQRDFQPGNVLFDVPPARPADARITGVVDWAATSWGPTDLDVAHCSVNLALLHGPAWGLRFPAAYERAGGVRAADASERLYWLIRDGLASSEEVRSVARTWRAAGRPDLTTRAVEKRLDAYVTALMGAPG, encoded by the coding sequence ATGACCAACCACAACGAGGCGGCGACTGTGCGACCGTCGACCCTGGCCTGGGTGAGCCGGCACCTGGACGCCGGTGAACACGTCGTCGCAACCGAGGTGCTGCACGGCGGCCTGTCCGCCGAGATGCGCAAGCTGACCATCGGCACACGCGGCGGAGGCACCCGCGACCTGGTGCTGCGCACCTACGTCGATGTGGACCACGCCGAGGACTGGTTGGGCCGGGAGGCCGGTGCCCTGTCCCTGCTCCCGGGAACCGGTGTGCCGGCTCCCGGGTTGGTCGCGGTCGATCCGACCGCCGCGCACTGCGAGTATCCGTCGCTGCTCATGACACACCTGGCGGGCCGCACGGTCCTCGACGACGAGGGCTTGGAGAGGCGCGTCCCCCTGCTGGCCCGTCAACTCGTGGCGATTCACGCGTTGCGACCCGCCGAGCGGCCCCGGGAGTACGTGGCGTTGACGACCCCGGACACTGTCGTGATCCCGAAGGGTGCCGACGCGGCGGCCTGGCGCGCCGCTGTCGATGTCATCCGCAAGCCACCGCCGGCCCGTGAAGGGCGGTTCCTGCAACGGGACTTCCAGCCGGGCAACGTACTGTTCGACGTGCCGCCGGCAAGACCGGCAGACGCCCGGATCACCGGAGTCGTCGACTGGGCGGCGACCTCCTGGGGCCCGACGGATCTCGATGTGGCGCACTGCTCCGTCAATCTCGCGCTGCTGCACGGCCCGGCGTGGGGTCTACGGTTTCCCGCGGCGTACGAGCGGGCCGGCGGGGTGCGAGCCGCGGACGCGAGCGAGCGGCTGTACTGGCTGATCCGGGACGGACTGGCGTCCTCGGAAGAGGTGCGGTCGGTGGCGCGGACATGGCGAGCCGCAGGGAGGCCGGATCTGACCACGCGAGCCGTGGAGAAGCGGCTGGATGCCTACGTCACCGCGCTGATGGGCGCTCCGGGCTGA
- a CDS encoding class I SAM-dependent methyltransferase, with product MKPLEDLAVYEDADFYDREFAARIHDIPFFVDEAVRAGGPVLEVACGTGRITLPIARAGVEVTGLDVMPSMLARARRRAEDERLPVEWLEQDCRDIRSDRRFALVFSATNAMQHLHDLDSVVAFLTSARNVLRPGGMLILDVFNPDMAKLCRLPDSPYHHKSVVDRDGARLDVRATTGYDAAAQVLRFTLDYLRDGVCVRTKRVGMRCFFPEELAALCRLTGLDVVRRYGDYDQSPFTGTSPKQLLFCRAGALPVTHPS from the coding sequence ATGAAACCGTTGGAGGACCTGGCCGTATACGAGGATGCGGATTTCTACGACCGGGAGTTCGCCGCGCGGATCCACGACATCCCCTTCTTCGTCGACGAGGCGGTCCGGGCGGGCGGTCCGGTCCTGGAGGTGGCCTGCGGTACCGGGCGCATCACCCTGCCGATCGCGCGGGCGGGTGTCGAGGTCACCGGCCTCGACGTCATGCCGTCGATGCTTGCCCGTGCCCGTCGGCGTGCCGAGGACGAGCGACTGCCGGTCGAGTGGCTGGAACAGGACTGCCGAGACATCCGCTCCGACCGGCGCTTCGCCCTGGTGTTCTCGGCGACCAACGCGATGCAGCACCTGCACGACCTGGATTCCGTGGTCGCGTTCCTCACCTCGGCACGGAACGTGCTGCGGCCGGGCGGGATGCTGATCCTGGACGTGTTCAACCCCGACATGGCCAAGCTGTGCCGGCTCCCCGATTCGCCCTACCACCACAAGTCGGTCGTGGACCGGGACGGGGCAAGGCTCGACGTGCGGGCGACTACCGGCTACGACGCCGCTGCGCAAGTGCTGCGCTTCACGCTGGACTACCTGCGCGACGGTGTGTGCGTGCGCACCAAGCGAGTCGGCATGCGCTGCTTCTTTCCCGAGGAACTCGCGGCGCTCTGCCGACTGACCGGTCTGGACGTGGTGCGGCGGTACGGAGACTACGACCAATCCCCGTTCACGGGCACCTCGCCGAAGCAACTCCTGTTCTGCCGCGCCGGGGCGCTACCGGTCACGCATCCGAGCTGA
- a CDS encoding aminotransferase class I/II-fold pyridoxal phosphate-dependent enzyme, translating into MRFDGFQEFRQRQLRASSSLLDAAETNVYRALAPLRPEPPTDPRTVHRCDLARAWLRRFELPEEWSRRAMVCRGVRHGLGVVFHQLRAAQARLWLPGDVYPVYFELARAAGLAPESYPTLPAPVLPRSPADDRPEYLLLANPSKPLGRYLSDAECAAVISWLRVSPRRHLLIDSVYDLGGPFAAGTRRLLDTGRAVLLHSVTKGWLWPRTFGVVLLDPTHAALAEAFRADPPTSAQLRLADRLLTEHGDVPRQVVDELAARAERLFERLPDDVLAAIPTASRSCPGNYFFPVEMPAETLRRECGVLAVPVGVFGESGWSGSVLTSLADAFGPTPAVTR; encoded by the coding sequence ATGAGGTTCGACGGGTTCCAGGAATTCCGGCAGCGGCAACTGCGGGCTTCGTCCTCGCTGTTGGACGCCGCCGAGACCAACGTGTACCGGGCGCTCGCCCCGCTGCGACCGGAGCCGCCAACCGACCCGCGTACGGTGCACCGGTGCGATCTCGCCCGTGCCTGGCTGCGGCGCTTCGAGCTGCCGGAGGAGTGGTCCCGCCGGGCCATGGTCTGTCGAGGGGTCCGTCATGGGCTCGGCGTGGTGTTCCACCAGTTGCGTGCCGCGCAGGCGCGGTTGTGGCTGCCCGGCGACGTGTATCCGGTCTACTTCGAGCTGGCTCGCGCCGCGGGGCTGGCGCCCGAGTCCTATCCGACGCTGCCGGCTCCGGTTCTGCCGAGGTCGCCGGCGGACGACCGGCCGGAATACCTGCTGCTGGCCAACCCCAGCAAGCCGCTCGGCCGATACCTGTCCGACGCCGAGTGCGCCGCGGTGATCTCGTGGTTGCGGGTATCACCACGCCGCCACCTGCTGATCGACAGCGTCTACGACCTGGGAGGCCCGTTCGCCGCCGGCACCCGGCGTTTGCTGGACACCGGTCGTGCGGTGCTGCTGCATTCGGTCACCAAGGGGTGGTTGTGGCCGCGGACGTTCGGCGTGGTCCTGCTGGATCCGACGCACGCCGCCTTGGCCGAGGCGTTCCGGGCGGATCCGCCGACGTCGGCACAGCTGAGGCTCGCCGACCGGCTGCTGACCGAGCACGGCGACGTGCCCCGGCAGGTCGTCGACGAACTGGCCGCACGCGCCGAGCGATTGTTCGAACGGCTGCCGGACGACGTGCTCGCGGCGATTCCCACGGCGAGCCGGAGCTGTCCCGGGAACTACTTCTTCCCGGTCGAGATGCCGGCGGAGACGCTTCGGCGCGAGTGCGGCGTGCTCGCCGTGCCGGTCGGCGTGTTCGGGGAGAGCGGTTGGTCCGGCTCCGTCCTGACCAGCCTCGCGGACGCTTTCGGCCCGACTCCGGCGGTGACACGATGA